One part of the Mycobacterium marinum genome encodes these proteins:
- a CDS encoding DUF6197 family protein has product MTATLNYTEQLIVEHCCRCGMAFAMPADYQSRRLNDHEWFFCPAGHRQHYTGRTEEQKQRARADRLERQLANRDEDLRSTRASLIATKGVLTKTRKRVANGVCPCCKRTFADLGRHMAGQHPDYAAERQLMTSPTQAPDTTTEGILLSTLGLIRRDGWRHNAWGLVPPWCIRRAINHVVDRAHEFPHERDAANQAARQAVSAALGQPLGLIGFWEGQPGRTQADVEDMLEKAIAGAAA; this is encoded by the coding sequence ATGACCGCGACCCTGAACTACACAGAACAGCTCATCGTTGAGCACTGCTGCAGATGCGGAATGGCATTCGCTATGCCAGCCGACTACCAAAGCCGCCGCCTCAACGACCACGAATGGTTCTTCTGCCCGGCTGGCCATCGCCAGCACTACACCGGCCGTACTGAGGAGCAGAAGCAGCGTGCGCGTGCCGACCGGCTGGAACGCCAGCTCGCCAACCGCGACGAAGACCTCCGCTCCACACGCGCATCGCTGATCGCCACCAAAGGTGTTCTCACCAAGACACGCAAACGCGTCGCGAACGGCGTGTGCCCCTGCTGCAAGCGCACGTTCGCCGACCTGGGACGCCACATGGCCGGACAACACCCTGACTACGCCGCAGAGCGACAGCTGATGACCTCGCCGACCCAAGCACCCGACACAACCACCGAAGGCATCCTCCTCAGCACCCTCGGCCTGATCCGCCGCGACGGCTGGCGACACAACGCCTGGGGCCTAGTCCCACCCTGGTGCATCCGACGCGCGATCAACCACGTCGTCGACCGGGCACACGAGTTCCCGCACGAACGCGACGCAGCGAACCAGGCGGCCCGCCAGGCCGTCTCGGCAGCACTCGGCCAACCCCTCGGCCTCATCGGCTTCTGGGAAGGCCAACCAGGACGCACACAAGCTGACGTCGAAGACATGTTGGAGAAAGCCATCGCAGGGGCAGCAGCATGA
- a CDS encoding HicB family toxin-antitoxin system: MGHYKVEVTRDGRWWMINVPEIDQLTQARRIDEIDEMARSLIAISTGEPIEEISISVSIDVPGMGDITRSAEEIVHKRYVATDVMYHAQEAAARFVRDLTAAGIPVRDVGELLGLSPQRISQLSKSK; the protein is encoded by the coding sequence ATGGGCCACTACAAAGTCGAAGTCACCCGCGACGGCCGCTGGTGGATGATCAACGTGCCCGAAATAGACCAACTCACCCAAGCCCGCCGTATCGACGAGATCGACGAGATGGCACGCAGCTTGATCGCCATCAGTACGGGCGAACCGATCGAGGAAATCAGTATCTCAGTCAGCATCGACGTGCCCGGGATGGGCGACATTACACGCAGCGCTGAAGAAATCGTGCACAAGCGCTACGTGGCCACAGACGTCATGTACCACGCCCAGGAAGCGGCTGCCAGGTTCGTGCGCGACCTCACCGCTGCCGGCATCCCCGTACGCGACGTCGGCGAACTACTCGGCCTCTCACCACAACGGATCAGCCAACTCAGTAAATCGAAGTAG
- a CDS encoding DNA polymerase III subunit beta: protein MKFVINSGTLAETIAAAISSLPTRPAASILGGVLVEAQLGTVTFSSFNYNRATTRLTAADVADTDTVVVAGRLLAAVGANLPKGPECQVTVGNAEMVIATPRTEFRLPVLHATDYPRLPVMGSEDAIGCVNAESFSEAVHVIGRFASTDALPAEFTALNIDCRPGQMRLCATDRYMIARREIEWTGAGEANINVPAADLLATIKAASGNGAEPIEILWNGATLGLRTPSTTVITRVLDEEFPNVDRVLSLKSPFHAAVTVPTAELASTLKRAASIADDQNAQIDVAINSDTLSVTTTQSTAGNIDETVAAVQHGGDRKIALSSRRLHKTLSAIDDPNVTLAFLKEGHMVYAFPGAIDTNRVPPQRDTVAALMGIKGREGQ, encoded by the coding sequence GTGAAGTTCGTTATTAATTCAGGAACTCTCGCTGAAACTATTGCTGCCGCAATCAGTTCGCTTCCAACCAGACCAGCCGCATCGATCCTCGGTGGCGTACTGGTTGAGGCACAACTCGGAACGGTCACGTTCTCAAGTTTCAACTACAACCGTGCGACCACGCGGCTAACCGCCGCGGACGTAGCTGACACCGACACTGTGGTGGTCGCGGGTCGGCTCCTAGCCGCAGTCGGCGCGAACTTGCCGAAAGGTCCCGAATGTCAAGTGACAGTCGGCAACGCAGAGATGGTGATCGCAACACCGCGAACCGAGTTCCGGCTGCCTGTGCTACACGCCACAGACTATCCACGTCTGCCTGTCATGGGATCGGAGGACGCCATCGGGTGCGTAAACGCTGAATCCTTCAGTGAAGCAGTGCATGTGATTGGCCGGTTTGCCTCCACCGATGCGCTACCAGCCGAGTTTACGGCTCTCAACATCGACTGTCGGCCGGGCCAGATGCGACTGTGTGCCACCGACCGTTACATGATTGCCCGCCGCGAGATTGAATGGACCGGCGCTGGCGAAGCCAACATCAACGTTCCCGCGGCAGACCTGCTGGCCACCATCAAGGCCGCCTCCGGTAACGGCGCCGAACCTATCGAAATACTCTGGAACGGAGCGACATTAGGCTTGCGGACACCGTCAACCACCGTTATCACTCGGGTGCTCGACGAGGAGTTCCCCAACGTCGACAGAGTTCTTAGCCTCAAATCACCGTTTCACGCAGCTGTTACCGTCCCAACCGCCGAGCTGGCGTCAACACTGAAACGTGCAGCGTCGATCGCCGACGACCAAAACGCCCAGATCGACGTCGCGATCAACTCCGACACACTCTCGGTCACAACGACGCAGTCCACCGCCGGCAACATCGACGAGACAGTCGCCGCCGTTCAACACGGGGGAGACCGAAAGATCGCCCTATCCAGCAGGCGACTGCACAAAACCCTCAGCGCCATCGACGACCCGAACGTCACGCTCGCCTTCCTAAAGGAAGGACACATGGTCTACGCCTTTCCCGGAGCTATCGACACGAATCGTGTGCCGCCGCAGCGTGACACCGTCGCTGCACTCATGGGAATCAAAGGAAGGGAAGGACAGTAA
- a CDS encoding excisionase family DNA-binding protein yields the protein MTKLLYTRKQAATALAMSERQLDVLVARGDLAALRDGRLIKFTADELQRYIKQLPAHEPGAEL from the coding sequence ATGACCAAGCTGCTGTACACGCGCAAGCAAGCTGCCACCGCGCTTGCGATGAGTGAGCGTCAACTCGACGTGCTGGTTGCCCGTGGTGACCTCGCAGCGCTTCGCGACGGCCGGCTCATCAAGTTCACGGCCGACGAGTTGCAGCGCTACATCAAGCAGTTGCCGGCCCACGAACCAGGAGCTGAGTTATGA
- the thyX gene encoding FAD-dependent thymidylate synthase, producing MSVELVKTDFSDEWPCFSAWTSTRGDEATPQARAGLIYRLIKDRHGTPFEHMDITFRVTAPIFVWREHHRHRMASYNEESGRYKKLAPVFYLPDDLRPLQQVPGSKSMDYQVAPGTDDQYALLQAAFRATCENSYRQYEAMLDAGILREVARMVLPVNIMSTCIVKMNARALMNFLSLRVDSPDSWFPSKPMREINVIAAEYEGHFAAHAPVTYSAFVSNGRVAP from the coding sequence ATGAGCGTGGAGCTGGTCAAAACAGACTTCTCCGATGAGTGGCCGTGCTTCTCGGCGTGGACATCCACACGGGGCGACGAAGCGACGCCGCAGGCGCGCGCCGGCCTGATCTACCGGCTGATCAAAGACCGCCACGGCACGCCATTCGAGCACATGGACATCACGTTCCGGGTGACCGCGCCGATCTTCGTGTGGCGCGAGCACCACCGCCACCGAATGGCGTCCTACAACGAGGAATCCGGCAGATACAAGAAGCTAGCACCGGTGTTCTACCTGCCCGACGATCTACGCCCCCTGCAGCAGGTGCCCGGGTCGAAATCGATGGACTATCAGGTGGCCCCCGGAACAGATGATCAATACGCCCTGCTGCAGGCAGCTTTCCGCGCCACTTGCGAGAACAGCTATCGGCAGTATGAGGCGATGCTCGACGCCGGGATCCTGCGCGAGGTGGCGCGAATGGTGTTGCCCGTCAACATCATGTCCACCTGCATCGTGAAGATGAATGCGCGTGCCCTGATGAACTTCCTCTCACTGCGCGTAGACAGTCCCGATTCCTGGTTCCCATCGAAGCCGATGCGGGAGATCAACGTCATCGCCGCCGAGTACGAGGGGCACTTCGCTGCGCACGCCCCAGTGACGTACAGCGCCTTCGTCAGCAACGGAAGGGTCGCCCCGTGA
- a CDS encoding DNA cytosine methyltransferase, whose protein sequence is MTLTLTDLFCGAGGSSTGAIAVPGVTVRIASNHWDLAVETHNANHPDADHLCADLSAVDPRRFPRTDLLWASPECTNHSVAKGRKRADTQPDLFGEILPDAAAERSRATMWDVPRFAEAHRYQAVIVENVVDAWNWQPFRAWLMAMDSLGYDHHIVFLNSMHAQTYGPGAPQSRDRMYVLFWRKGNQRPDIDRVTAPVAVCPQHGEVRARQAFKRVDRAPWGRYRQQYVYTCPVRGCITVIEPNYRPAAEIIDWTLLGQRIGDRAKPLAEKTLARIRAGIQRYWAPLLVEAAGNTYDAANPRHPAHGRADGYYRAWPLEDPMRTVHTTISKALAVPVESRLRKTAQTVDEPLRTQTTRNETGLAFIAELRGGGSTHRPVTDPLCTVVANGNHHGLVTTYYGNGATRPAADPLATVTATERHALLMRNNGSKGDGAEMVTPATEPIRTVTTKGHQSLLAADSPTIDVDDVLFRMLEPREIAAAMDFPREYVILGNRREQVRQAGNAVTPPAARDLVGVVAESLGEGAS, encoded by the coding sequence ATGACACTGACACTGACCGACTTGTTCTGCGGCGCTGGCGGCAGCTCCACCGGCGCCATCGCGGTACCCGGGGTAACCGTGCGGATCGCATCGAACCACTGGGATCTGGCCGTAGAAACGCACAACGCCAACCATCCCGACGCCGACCACCTGTGCGCCGACCTATCGGCTGTCGACCCACGCCGGTTCCCGCGCACCGACCTACTCTGGGCCAGCCCCGAATGCACCAACCACTCGGTCGCCAAAGGCCGCAAACGCGCCGACACGCAACCAGACCTGTTCGGCGAGATTCTCCCCGACGCCGCGGCCGAACGCTCCCGGGCCACCATGTGGGACGTACCCCGCTTCGCCGAAGCCCACCGGTACCAGGCAGTCATCGTCGAAAACGTTGTCGACGCCTGGAACTGGCAGCCGTTCCGGGCATGGCTGATGGCGATGGACTCCCTCGGCTACGACCACCACATCGTGTTCCTCAACAGCATGCACGCCCAGACGTACGGGCCCGGGGCGCCGCAGTCACGTGACCGCATGTACGTCCTGTTCTGGCGCAAAGGCAACCAACGGCCCGACATCGATCGCGTAACCGCGCCAGTCGCCGTGTGCCCACAGCACGGCGAAGTCCGGGCCCGGCAGGCGTTCAAACGCGTCGACCGGGCCCCGTGGGGGCGCTACCGCCAGCAATACGTCTACACCTGCCCCGTCCGCGGCTGCATCACCGTCATCGAACCGAATTACCGCCCGGCCGCCGAGATCATCGACTGGACACTGCTGGGGCAGCGGATCGGAGACCGTGCCAAACCACTGGCAGAGAAGACACTGGCGCGGATCCGCGCCGGCATCCAACGCTACTGGGCGCCGCTACTCGTCGAAGCCGCCGGAAACACCTACGATGCCGCGAATCCCCGCCATCCAGCACACGGCCGCGCTGACGGCTACTACCGCGCATGGCCGCTCGAAGACCCAATGCGCACCGTCCACACGACGATCTCCAAAGCACTCGCCGTACCCGTAGAAAGCCGCCTCCGCAAGACTGCGCAAACAGTCGACGAGCCACTACGCACCCAGACCACACGCAACGAGACAGGCCTGGCGTTCATCGCCGAACTGCGTGGCGGCGGATCCACACACCGCCCCGTCACAGACCCGCTCTGCACCGTCGTCGCCAACGGCAACCACCACGGCCTGGTGACCACCTACTACGGCAACGGCGCAACCCGGCCGGCCGCCGACCCGCTGGCCACAGTGACGGCGACGGAGCGGCACGCGCTGCTGATGCGGAACAACGGCAGCAAGGGCGATGGCGCCGAGATGGTTACGCCCGCGACCGAACCCATCCGCACGGTGACGACGAAGGGGCACCAGTCGCTGCTCGCTGCTGACAGCCCCACCATCGACGTAGACGACGTTCTGTTCCGGATGCTCGAGCCCCGCGAGATCGCCGCCGCCATGGACTTCCCCCGCGAATACGTCATCCTCGGCAACCGCCGCGAACAAGTACGCCAAGCCGGGAACGCCGTCACACCTCCGGCCGCACGCGACCTCGTCGGGGTCGTCGCCGAATCACTCGGGGAAGGCGCGTCATGA
- a CDS encoding WhiB family transcriptional regulator: MTIQLFSTNTKPWMAKAACTQGDPDRFFPETKDKTAAKKVCNTCPVRAQCLNHAIEHDESWGIWGGLDEKERRHLQRVKKQPTITPQCGTYTGARAHYRRGEETCPACRAAITAESRQRRGYQTRTQPTKPPTPGPKCGTEAGAKEHNTRQEQTCDDCRQAATQARRRRLGLSA, from the coding sequence GTGACCATCCAACTCTTCAGCACCAACACCAAGCCATGGATGGCCAAAGCCGCATGCACACAAGGCGACCCAGACCGCTTCTTCCCCGAAACCAAAGACAAAACCGCCGCCAAGAAAGTCTGCAACACCTGCCCAGTACGCGCCCAGTGCCTCAACCACGCCATCGAACACGACGAATCATGGGGCATCTGGGGCGGCCTCGACGAAAAAGAACGCCGCCACCTCCAACGCGTCAAGAAACAACCCACCATCACCCCACAATGCGGCACCTACACCGGCGCCCGAGCCCACTACCGCCGTGGCGAAGAAACCTGCCCAGCCTGCCGCGCAGCCATCACAGCAGAATCCAGACAACGCCGCGGCTACCAAACACGAACCCAACCCACCAAACCACCAACACCAGGCCCCAAATGCGGCACCGAAGCCGGCGCCAAAGAACACAACACCCGCCAAGAACAAACCTGCGACGACTGCCGGCAAGCCGCCACCCAAGCACGCCGCCGACGACTAGGGCTCAGCGCATGA
- a CDS encoding terminase, producing MRKGFAKTELMALIAYAELHPESPVRFDGFNRDGGLKQGRPVFDPYIPMLANAKLQVNELAFGALKYICEEGPDADLFDSSLERIIRLDVRGRADGKAVPLANAPDSNDGGRTTFQGFDETHRLYLPSERAAVTTMEANLGKRVAQDPWSMSTTTAGEPGQNSVAETDHFEAEAMARGEIKRPRMFYFHRQASDDWDMDKFEDRVEAIREASGPELAARTDLEDLASQWDIPGADKPYLERVWTNRWTQQGLQAFNLGLWKTLARPQLSIPRGAYVTVGFDGARFRDATALVMTDVKTGLQQLEFLAEQPLNVEDWEVDEAALTAKWNYLRRNYKVLLCYGDPAYYTATLGSWAARAGVSHVTKRPVVQEFWTNKQDRMVKALLGYESAINSGVVTYSDVDYSTGETTKHGDLTRHVGNAGKKLLNIVDLQTGKRKWILGKLHKDRKFDGAMAGVLSWDARMEVLPLLPKSKKRVITRIR from the coding sequence GTGCGCAAGGGGTTCGCCAAGACAGAGTTGATGGCGCTGATCGCGTACGCCGAGCTGCATCCGGAGTCGCCGGTCAGGTTCGACGGGTTCAACCGAGACGGCGGCCTTAAGCAGGGCCGTCCCGTGTTCGACCCGTACATTCCGATGCTTGCCAACGCCAAGCTGCAGGTGAACGAGCTCGCTTTCGGTGCGCTGAAGTACATCTGCGAGGAAGGCCCAGATGCGGATCTGTTCGATTCGTCGCTGGAACGGATCATTCGGCTCGATGTCCGCGGCCGCGCCGACGGCAAAGCGGTCCCGCTGGCCAACGCGCCGGACTCCAATGACGGTGGTCGCACGACGTTTCAAGGTTTCGACGAGACGCACCGCCTGTATCTGCCGTCGGAGCGTGCTGCGGTGACGACGATGGAAGCCAACCTGGGCAAGCGTGTTGCACAGGACCCGTGGTCGATGTCGACGACGACCGCCGGCGAGCCGGGGCAGAACTCGGTCGCTGAGACGGATCACTTCGAGGCTGAAGCCATGGCGCGGGGCGAGATCAAGCGGCCGCGCATGTTCTATTTCCACCGCCAGGCGTCTGACGACTGGGACATGGACAAGTTCGAGGACCGCGTAGAGGCGATCCGCGAAGCGTCCGGTCCCGAGCTGGCGGCGCGCACCGACTTGGAAGACCTGGCGTCGCAGTGGGACATCCCGGGCGCGGACAAGCCTTACCTCGAGCGGGTCTGGACAAATCGGTGGACACAGCAGGGCCTGCAGGCGTTCAACCTTGGCCTCTGGAAAACGCTGGCGCGTCCGCAGCTTTCGATTCCTCGCGGCGCGTACGTGACCGTTGGGTTTGACGGGGCACGGTTCCGGGATGCGACGGCCCTGGTGATGACCGACGTCAAGACCGGGTTGCAGCAGTTGGAATTCTTGGCCGAGCAGCCGCTGAACGTTGAGGACTGGGAGGTCGACGAGGCGGCGTTGACGGCGAAGTGGAACTACCTTCGCCGGAACTACAAGGTGTTGCTGTGCTACGGCGACCCCGCGTACTACACGGCGACGTTGGGCTCCTGGGCCGCGAGGGCCGGAGTCAGCCACGTCACGAAACGGCCAGTTGTGCAGGAGTTTTGGACAAACAAGCAGGACCGCATGGTCAAGGCGTTACTTGGGTATGAGTCGGCGATCAACTCGGGCGTGGTCACTTACTCCGATGTCGACTATTCGACCGGCGAGACCACGAAGCACGGCGACCTGACACGTCATGTCGGTAACGCCGGCAAGAAACTGTTGAACATCGTGGATCTGCAGACCGGCAAGCGGAAATGGATCCTCGGCAAGCTCCACAAGGATCGTAAGTTCGACGGCGCTATGGCGGGGGTTTTGTCCTGGGATGCCCGCATGGAGGTACTACCGCTGTTGCCGAAGTCGAAGAAGCGTGTGATCACGCGGATCAGATAG
- a CDS encoding type II toxin-antitoxin system HicA family toxin, with amino-acid sequence MAKEESARSVTKRLKAAGFTRTSTDGRHSKWTHPSGAWVPVPDSHRTISPGVVRKIDKAIADSQKEA; translated from the coding sequence GTGGCCAAAGAGGAAAGCGCCCGGTCAGTCACCAAGCGACTTAAGGCTGCTGGTTTCACCCGGACCAGCACCGACGGCCGCCACTCCAAATGGACCCACCCGTCAGGTGCCTGGGTACCGGTCCCCGACAGCCACCGAACGATCAGCCCAGGCGTGGTCCGCAAGATCGACAAGGCCATCGCAGACAGCCAGAAGGAGGCGTGA
- a CDS encoding PD-(D/E)XK nuclease-like domain-containing protein: MTFNIGDQVWWKTTATTIARGTVRELEDRPGVQPDGETGLVYLDVQQLYQEIPAEDGVYSGIDDISYHADLDSLSSSGARALLPPSSPEIFAFQRLTPPDPKPEYDFGHGAHKYVLGEGSDIVEVPFDNWRSGGAQSARKEAWIAHQVPLLSKDVAKAKKMADAAMRHPLVRALFNDSVDGAPELSGYWHDQETGVRLRFRTDWLCQLGGRIVAADYKTTTNAYPGQCEKSCGEYGYNMQQAWYEDGLIATDVTDDPDFWLIFQSKTPPFPVTVGRIKPNHVELGRRRNRKAIDIYHQCTEAGVWPGFGEHMHSFELPAYAAYRQEEELAS; the protein is encoded by the coding sequence ATGACGTTCAACATCGGCGACCAAGTGTGGTGGAAGACAACCGCCACCACCATCGCGCGGGGCACAGTCCGCGAACTCGAGGACCGGCCAGGGGTTCAACCCGACGGCGAAACCGGGCTGGTGTACCTCGACGTGCAACAGCTCTACCAAGAGATCCCCGCCGAAGACGGCGTGTACAGCGGCATCGACGACATCTCGTACCACGCCGACCTCGACAGCCTCTCATCGTCCGGCGCCCGCGCGCTGCTTCCGCCGAGCTCGCCGGAGATCTTCGCGTTCCAACGCCTCACACCGCCGGACCCCAAGCCGGAGTACGACTTCGGGCACGGCGCCCACAAGTACGTGCTCGGCGAGGGATCCGACATCGTCGAAGTCCCATTCGACAACTGGCGCAGCGGTGGTGCACAATCCGCCCGCAAAGAAGCCTGGATAGCACACCAGGTGCCGCTGCTGTCCAAAGACGTCGCCAAGGCGAAAAAAATGGCCGACGCCGCCATGCGGCATCCGCTCGTGCGGGCGCTGTTCAACGACAGCGTGGACGGCGCACCGGAACTGTCGGGGTACTGGCACGACCAAGAAACCGGCGTGCGGCTGCGGTTCCGCACCGACTGGCTGTGCCAACTCGGCGGCCGCATCGTCGCCGCCGACTACAAGACAACCACCAACGCCTACCCCGGGCAGTGCGAAAAGTCCTGCGGCGAATATGGATACAACATGCAGCAGGCCTGGTACGAAGACGGGCTCATCGCAACCGACGTCACCGACGACCCCGACTTCTGGCTGATCTTTCAGTCCAAGACGCCGCCCTTCCCGGTGACGGTGGGCCGGATCAAGCCGAACCATGTCGAGCTCGGCCGCCGGCGAAACCGGAAAGCCATCGACATCTATCACCAATGCACCGAAGCCGGCGTATGGCCGGGCTTCGGCGAGCACATGCACAGCTTCGAACTCCCCGCCTACGCCGCCTACCGACAAGAAGAGGAACTGGCATCATGA
- a CDS encoding DUF4031 domain-containing protein yields MTVYVDRPTSHYDLTESSRREAVKLGAVEIGYMSRESMDLLRRKRDAWLAAKAERHDRGGAS; encoded by the coding sequence ATGACCGTCTACGTCGATCGGCCAACATCCCACTACGACCTCACCGAGAGCAGCCGCCGCGAAGCGGTGAAGCTCGGCGCGGTCGAAATCGGCTACATGAGCCGAGAGTCAATGGACCTTCTCAGACGAAAGCGGGACGCCTGGCTGGCCGCCAAGGCTGAGCGACACGACCGGGGCGGCGCGTCGTGA
- a CDS encoding DUF732 domain-containing protein: MRIHWSFPTITAGAIIGAALYYSVPAGADPDPVLDYATRNAGRVCATLDRYPTLAGVDGLLDAVQQDSGFSDHDTGRAVGLAVNNMCPKHADLLQRYAYAVTSANGGVVV, translated from the coding sequence ATGCGGATCCACTGGTCGTTTCCCACTATCACGGCCGGCGCGATCATCGGCGCCGCCCTCTACTACTCGGTGCCCGCCGGCGCGGACCCGGACCCGGTGCTCGACTACGCCACCCGCAACGCCGGCCGCGTATGCGCCACCCTCGACCGGTATCCGACCCTGGCGGGTGTCGACGGCCTACTCGACGCCGTCCAACAAGACTCTGGATTCAGTGACCACGACACCGGCCGTGCCGTCGGACTCGCAGTAAACAACATGTGCCCCAAACACGCTGATCTGCTTCAGCGGTACGCGTACGCCGTCACCAGCGCGAACGGGGGAGTAGTCGTATGA
- a CDS encoding HNH endonuclease, protein MPRAPRRCPGGNGTCTELIVNRRYCPEHTIAWSGERTASSRVTSQRYWKEHFKPAILERDGYQCQIRYEGICTGYATTVDKIVPAARRPDLACEPSNARAACDPCNEHKARTADRGLPEPPRMPI, encoded by the coding sequence ATGCCGCGCGCACCACGCCGCTGCCCAGGCGGCAACGGCACCTGCACTGAGCTGATCGTCAACCGCCGATACTGCCCCGAGCACACCATCGCATGGTCAGGCGAACGCACAGCGTCGAGCCGCGTAACCTCGCAGCGCTACTGGAAAGAACACTTCAAGCCGGCCATCCTCGAACGCGACGGCTACCAATGCCAGATCCGCTACGAAGGAATCTGCACCGGCTACGCGACGACCGTCGACAAGATCGTCCCCGCAGCGCGCCGCCCAGACCTCGCCTGCGAACCGTCCAACGCGCGGGCAGCATGCGACCCATGCAACGAACACAAAGCGCGCACCGCCGACCGTGGCCTGCCGGAACCGCCACGCATGCCCATCTGA
- a CDS encoding DUF4326 domain-containing protein, with product MTTPRRIQLRRTKGWRLHDISPDAIVVTRSSKWGNPWRVDFAAVVGPGMDHVAYLTPETARAMAVEIYRAWLIAAHLAPSWKTLSCRRSWILGHLTGLAGHDLACWCPLGQPCHADVLLDIANRDGGAL from the coding sequence GTGACCACGCCCCGCCGCATCCAACTCCGCCGTACCAAAGGCTGGCGCCTGCACGACATCTCACCGGACGCCATCGTTGTTACGCGGTCGAGCAAGTGGGGAAATCCATGGCGCGTCGACTTCGCCGCTGTCGTCGGACCCGGCATGGACCACGTCGCCTACCTAACACCCGAAACTGCCCGTGCCATGGCTGTCGAGATATACCGCGCATGGCTCATCGCAGCCCACCTGGCCCCGAGCTGGAAAACACTCAGTTGCCGCCGAAGCTGGATACTCGGCCACCTGACCGGACTCGCCGGCCATGACCTTGCCTGCTGGTGCCCACTCGGCCAGCCGTGTCATGCCGATGTGCTGCTGGACATCGCGAACCGGGACGGCGGTGCGTTGTGA
- a CDS encoding DUF3310 domain-containing protein — protein MSDDKINPSHYRGFSNGAEVIDIAERLNFNRGSAIKYLARAGRKQGEATIEDLKKARWYIDREINRIIADGKEVPAGTEAT, from the coding sequence GTGAGCGACGACAAGATAAACCCATCGCACTACCGCGGATTCAGCAACGGCGCCGAAGTCATCGACATCGCCGAGCGGCTGAACTTCAACCGCGGATCCGCGATCAAATACCTCGCCCGCGCCGGCCGCAAACAAGGCGAAGCGACCATCGAGGATCTGAAAAAGGCCCGCTGGTATATCGACCGCGAGATCAACCGAATCATCGCCGACGGCAAAGAAGTGCCTGCCGGGACGGAGGCGACATGA
- a CDS encoding DUF1508 domain-containing protein, whose amino-acid sequence MSVNMPAVVFVDLYQVPAKSVLGRPSRRPQRWRWRAINGGNHRVLAVSSEAYTNEADCRAAIDQLFGTGTDVYLRRDGHADLLLREANPE is encoded by the coding sequence GTGTCAGTGAACATGCCAGCGGTCGTCTTCGTCGACCTGTATCAAGTGCCAGCCAAGAGCGTGCTCGGCCGCCCCTCCCGGCGGCCGCAGCGTTGGCGCTGGCGCGCCATCAACGGCGGCAACCACAGAGTCCTCGCCGTCAGCTCCGAGGCCTACACCAACGAGGCCGACTGCCGCGCAGCCATAGATCAGCTGTTCGGCACCGGCACCGATGTCTACCTACGCCGAGACGGACACGCCGATCTACTACTACGCGAGGCCAACCCCGAATGA